ATCAGCGCGGCTTGCTTTAAAATGTCGTTCTCCATTCTGAGTTGTTGAATTTCTTTACGTAGGGCAAGCAGCTCGGCTTCTTCTGGTGATCGATTAGCCTTTTCTGTAAAGGCACCAGATTGTTGACTCTGACTAATCCAGCGGTCGAGTGCTGATGAGGTCAAGTCGTACTCTTTGACGAGGCTTGTTCTTGATTTTCCGTTTTCGTACAACTGCACCATCTGCTTCTTAAATTCTTCCGTAAATGTTCTTCTTTGCTTGGGCATTGTAGTTCCGCTCCTTCTTTCTTATGTGCTTTATTCTACTAGCCCTTAATTTTTATGTCTAACTCAGTGTAGACGATCCAATAGGATATTATCTGAGAGGGTGATTCTATTGCTGGCTTATTTCCCCACTCTATATAAGGATGAGTTGCTTTATAGCGCGATCGCCAGATACCATGTATTTTCAGGCAATAGGACACAAAGACAAACCATCGAGGACCTTTTCGGTAGTCGATCGGTTTGTGCGACTGCAGATCTGCCAAGTCATTTAGTTAGTCTTGCCGAAAATCTGAATGGGCAATATACAGTCGATCAAATCATCAACAATCATACCTTACTTCCCTATTACAATTCCTTTATGAAGCAACAGAGAATTGATCAAGTAAAAGCTTTGATGAAAAATGGGAGTAGGCAGGGGGAAGTTCATGCCTCTCTGGGATTGCTTGCTACTTCCATAAAAATACCTGCAAAGCTAAGATTTTGTACTGAATGCTATAAAACAGATAGTGAAACATGCGAACCTTATTGGCATCGCTGTCATCAGTTGCCCGGTGTAATTATATGTCCATTACATAAGAGCATATTAAGGGTCAGCACGGTAGAATATTCGACTCTTCATCACAAATTTTCATTTGTGCCTTTAGTGATGCACGCAGTACCGGGTTATACCGAACCAGTTATCGATGCCAACTGGGTGGATCATCTGGCATTCATTGCTGTTCAATCAAATCTACTTCTACACTCCCAGTCAAAATCTATAGTGGAGACTGCATCCTATAGAAGTATGCTGCCAATGGAAAGATACCAAACAGTATGCGGCCGGGTACGGTTTAATCATTTTATGCAGGATTTTAGGAATTTCTACACTGATGAACTACTGGAACATTTAGACTGTGATATTGATTCGAACAGCTCTGATACGTGGTTACATAAAATAATCAGGGACCAAGAAGAGATTACGCATCCACTAAGGCATCTATTACTGATCCGTTTTTTCGAAAAATCTGTCGGTGGTTTTTCGGTCCCCAACGATAACCTGGCATTTGGAAGCGGCCCCTGGCCATGTCTCAATAAAGCGGCTGATCATTATAATCAAAGTGTTGTTGAAGAATGTGTAGTTACTAGATGTTCAACAACCTCAAAGCCGGTCGGAACCTTCCATTGTAGCTGCGGATTTGTATATTCAAGAAGAGGCCCAGATACATGCGATGAGGATCGAAACCGCAGAGGTAGAATTAAAGCTTTTGGTCCGGTTTGGCATGACAAGCTAAGGCGTCTTAATGAAATCAATATATCTCTTCGTCAGAAAGCAAAAATTCTCGGTGTCGACCCAGGGACTGTAAAGACTCAAACGGAGCATCTTGATACGTATAAAGCAACTTTGTATAAGTCGAGAAGCGAA
This genomic window from Paenibacillus hexagrammi contains:
- a CDS encoding TnsD family Tn7-like transposition protein: MLAYFPTLYKDELLYSAIARYHVFSGNRTQRQTIEDLFGSRSVCATADLPSHLVSLAENLNGQYTVDQIINNHTLLPYYNSFMKQQRIDQVKALMKNGSRQGEVHASLGLLATSIKIPAKLRFCTECYKTDSETCEPYWHRCHQLPGVIICPLHKSILRVSTVEYSTLHHKFSFVPLVMHAVPGYTEPVIDANWVDHLAFIAVQSNLLLHSQSKSIVETASYRSMLPMERYQTVCGRVRFNHFMQDFRNFYTDELLEHLDCDIDSNSSDTWLHKIIRDQEEITHPLRHLLLIRFFEKSVGGFSVPNDNLAFGSGPWPCLNKAADHYNQSVVEECVVTRCSTTSKPVGTFHCSCGFVYSRRGPDTCDEDRNRRGRIKAFGPVWHDKLRRLNEINISLRQKAKILGVDPGTVKTQTEHLDTYKATLYKSRSEGQTTRSRRDNGRVCSLKKVKRTKKDWDQRDEILYDVVVRTVEQMKQLTNPQRISLASITRHTDSGQLKHKLMKNLNKLPKTNEFIKQHVDSTETFQVRRLIWAASRLNETEGKVLGWRLLKLAGLNHPLKKMVKDKFMELVEHQS